The following proteins are co-located in the Dietzia timorensis genome:
- a CDS encoding proteasome assembly chaperone family protein: MSSSEKLYELVFPTPSLSDVAGRGPILVHGLEGFSDAGRAVRQVTDHIREHNHSELIAKFNPDELVDYRSRRPAMTYSYDHFVGYDEPQLSLHAITTPEDHTFLLLSGFEPDMKWEAFAAAVTHLSAEFGVKLAIGLGSMPLNVPHTRPIRSSAHSREIELLEGFSTWPGEFKIPGSADALLEVKLAEQGFSTMGFTAHVPHYLSQSEYPAAAIRLVEDVNRISGLDIAVGELETEQRKFDAALQVQVSGNAEIGQMVEGLEKNYDEILSARESQNSLAPAEGPLPTGDELGAELEQFLMQHGDEGIDGDGPFGGTASGN, encoded by the coding sequence ATGAGCTCTTCGGAGAAGCTTTACGAACTGGTCTTCCCCACCCCGTCGCTGTCCGATGTGGCAGGTCGGGGCCCGATCCTCGTGCACGGTTTGGAAGGTTTTTCTGACGCCGGACGCGCCGTGCGCCAGGTGACGGACCATATTCGCGAACACAACCATTCGGAATTGATCGCGAAGTTCAATCCGGACGAGCTCGTGGACTACCGCTCCCGTCGGCCGGCGATGACCTACTCGTACGACCATTTCGTCGGGTACGACGAGCCGCAGCTCTCGCTACACGCGATTACCACGCCGGAAGATCACACCTTCCTACTGCTGTCCGGGTTCGAACCGGACATGAAGTGGGAGGCATTCGCCGCCGCGGTCACGCACCTGTCCGCCGAATTCGGTGTCAAGCTTGCGATCGGTCTCGGCTCGATGCCCCTTAATGTGCCGCATACCCGCCCGATCCGCTCGAGCGCACATTCCCGGGAGATCGAGCTTCTCGAGGGCTTCTCGACGTGGCCGGGCGAATTCAAGATCCCCGGCAGCGCGGACGCGCTGCTCGAGGTCAAGCTCGCCGAGCAAGGCTTTTCGACGATGGGCTTCACCGCGCACGTACCGCATTACCTCTCTCAGTCCGAATACCCGGCGGCGGCGATCCGCCTCGTAGAGGATGTCAACCGAATCTCCGGTCTCGACATCGCCGTCGGCGAACTGGAAACCGAGCAACGGAAGTTCGATGCGGCGCTCCAGGTCCAGGTTTCCGGGAACGCCGAGATCGGCCAAATGGTCGAGGGCCTTGAAAAGAACTACGACGAAATCCTGTCGGCACGCGAATCCCAGAACTCCCTCGCGCCGGCCGAGGGTCCGCTTCCGACCGGCGACGAGTTGGGCGCCGAGCTGGAGCAGTTCCTCATGCAACATGGCGACGAGGGCATCGACGGCGACGGACCGTTTGGCGGAACCGCCTCCGGTAACTAG
- a CDS encoding DUF4192 domain-containing protein, which translates to MHKRKKSAKRNTSKARPRFERPTLTISRPGNLISEIPGIIQFTPEAPSVVIVGSIRGGVDGTPVMRIDIPLDVLYGAHLHQHEPEARDVDEVCSYAARDYLEDRLDDSTIPLPEVLERDAEEAGEYAAQVATLLSSQNLDRVCVVVLLPDACSPGSLGWDVSDTFMQYLETAAGLAGTELTVVLLAEEIRAGAPWRPGRGSADELGVQEDPRAGKLAAETVATGIPIYSSRRAIEQVYDRIEAGEDIMAEPVESAYGFGFTTSDLDGYAERLREIARLPRPFGQDELNEAGSILGSAEICSHLLTQMVAGQYANALHEHFEVDVDDADYLGAEPGDLDVLMEISRRGSDRARGGALLLNGTSHYLRGSGIHAVVCFEAALRTGFMPYFNRLILSLLQRGTSPEKVCAILAELMDVDDQVPA; encoded by the coding sequence ATGCACAAGCGAAAGAAATCGGCGAAGCGGAACACGAGTAAGGCGCGACCCCGGTTCGAGCGGCCGACACTGACGATATCCAGGCCTGGGAACCTCATTTCCGAGATTCCGGGGATCATACAATTCACGCCCGAGGCGCCCAGCGTGGTGATTGTGGGCAGTATCCGCGGCGGTGTCGACGGGACCCCGGTCATGAGGATCGATATCCCTCTCGACGTGCTCTACGGCGCGCATCTACACCAGCATGAACCCGAGGCGCGGGATGTCGACGAGGTGTGCTCGTACGCGGCACGCGACTACCTGGAGGACAGGCTCGACGACTCGACCATCCCGTTGCCGGAGGTCCTCGAACGGGACGCGGAGGAGGCAGGGGAGTACGCGGCCCAGGTAGCAACATTATTGTCGAGCCAGAATTTGGATCGTGTGTGCGTCGTCGTTCTCCTGCCCGATGCGTGCTCGCCGGGATCTCTCGGGTGGGATGTGTCGGACACCTTTATGCAGTATCTGGAAACGGCCGCGGGACTCGCCGGAACGGAATTGACGGTCGTATTGCTCGCGGAGGAGATTCGCGCGGGTGCGCCATGGCGGCCAGGTCGAGGGTCGGCGGACGAGCTCGGGGTCCAGGAAGACCCGCGAGCCGGAAAGCTCGCCGCGGAGACAGTCGCCACCGGAATTCCGATCTACTCGAGCCGTCGCGCTATCGAGCAGGTATATGACCGCATCGAAGCTGGAGAAGACATTATGGCCGAGCCGGTGGAATCGGCCTACGGGTTCGGATTCACCACGTCAGATCTGGACGGATATGCAGAGCGGTTGCGCGAAATCGCCCGTCTGCCCAGACCCTTCGGACAGGACGAGCTCAATGAGGCGGGGTCGATCCTGGGGTCGGCAGAGATCTGCTCCCACCTACTGACGCAGATGGTCGCCGGCCAGTACGCGAACGCGCTCCACGAGCATTTCGAGGTTGACGTCGACGACGCCGATTATCTCGGGGCCGAACCGGGAGATCTCGACGTGCTGATGGAGATCTCCCGGCGCGGCAGCGACCGGGCGAGAGGAGGGGCGCTACTGCTGAACGGTACGAGCCACTATCTCCGCGGTAGCGGGATCCATGCCGTCGTATGCTTCGAAGCCGCGCTTCGGACGGGCTTCATGCCCTACTTCAACAGGCTGATCCTGTCGCTGCTCCAGAGAGGAACTTCACCGGAGAAGGTGTGCGCGATTCTCGCCGAGCTGATGGATGTCGACGACCAGGTCCCGGCGTAG
- the galE gene encoding UDP-glucose 4-epimerase GalE yields the protein MRVLVTGGAGYVGSCCAAELISRGHEVVVLDDLSTGNRDGVPPEATFIEGDLISDSARALEGVDAVIHCAARSLVGESVEQPAEYWHGNVVSTLALLDAMREADVKNIVFSSTAATYGEPEQVPITEDMPTRPTNTYGATKLAIDMAITSYCVAYGFAATSLRYFNVAGAHLGFGENRVVETHLIPLVLQVAAGHREKIFVFGDDWPTTDGTCARDYIHVGDLADAHVLALESNAAGEHRIFNLGSGEGFSVQQVIDVCRTVTGHEIPAQVSPRRAGDPATLVASSEQAKSVLGWQPSRTDLTTVVEDAWEFLRALGDRAHSAHR from the coding sequence GTGAGGGTTCTCGTAACCGGCGGGGCCGGCTACGTCGGTAGCTGCTGCGCAGCGGAGCTGATCTCCCGTGGACACGAAGTAGTCGTCCTCGACGACTTGTCGACCGGGAACCGCGACGGAGTCCCGCCAGAAGCCACCTTCATCGAAGGCGACCTCATCAGTGACTCGGCCCGAGCGCTGGAGGGCGTGGATGCGGTGATCCACTGTGCGGCCCGCTCGCTCGTTGGTGAGTCCGTGGAACAGCCCGCCGAATACTGGCACGGCAACGTGGTTTCCACGCTGGCGCTGCTCGACGCGATGCGCGAGGCGGACGTGAAGAACATTGTGTTCTCCTCGACTGCCGCCACCTACGGCGAGCCCGAGCAAGTTCCCATTACCGAGGACATGCCGACCCGCCCGACGAACACCTACGGAGCGACGAAACTCGCCATCGACATGGCGATCACTTCTTACTGCGTCGCCTATGGCTTCGCCGCGACCAGCCTGCGTTACTTCAACGTCGCCGGCGCCCACCTCGGTTTCGGGGAGAATCGCGTCGTCGAGACCCACCTCATCCCACTGGTTCTCCAGGTCGCAGCAGGGCATCGCGAGAAAATCTTCGTCTTCGGCGATGACTGGCCGACGACGGACGGCACCTGCGCGCGCGACTACATCCACGTCGGCGACCTGGCGGACGCACACGTGCTCGCGCTCGAGAGCAACGCAGCCGGTGAGCACAGAATATTCAACCTCGGAAGTGGCGAGGGATTCTCGGTACAACAGGTGATCGACGTGTGCCGCACCGTCACCGGCCACGAGATTCCCGCGCAGGTCTCACCGAGACGAGCCGGGGATCCCGCCACACTCGTAGCCTCGTCCGAACAGGCTAAATCGGTGCTTGGCTGGCAACCGTCGCGGACCGATCTCACTACCGTTGTCGAGGATGCGTGGGAGTTCCTCCGCGCATTGGGCGACAGAGCGCACTCGGCGCACAGGTAG
- a CDS encoding metal-dependent transcriptional regulator: protein MKDLVDTTEMYLRTIFELEEEGIVPLRARIAERLEQSGPTVSQTIARMERDGLVFVASDRHLELTAKGRETAVNVMRKHRLAERLLVDVIGLELEKVHDEACRWEHVISEDVERRLVNVLNKPTISPYGNPIPGLDGLGIDVEAEKNTFPRLAEIPMGQEMDVRIHALGEQVQSDSDFFHTICELDVSPGFPAKVKRIGHTVTLTTDKGTIEIDQDKAHAIRIEVTE from the coding sequence GTGAAGGACCTGGTGGACACCACCGAAATGTACTTACGCACTATTTTTGAGCTCGAGGAAGAGGGCATTGTCCCTCTGCGGGCTCGTATTGCGGAGCGTCTGGAGCAGAGCGGCCCCACGGTCAGCCAGACCATCGCCCGCATGGAGCGTGACGGATTGGTGTTCGTCGCCTCCGACCGGCATCTTGAGCTCACGGCCAAGGGCCGCGAGACTGCTGTCAACGTCATGCGCAAGCACCGTCTCGCCGAGCGCCTGCTCGTCGATGTCATCGGTCTCGAGCTCGAGAAGGTCCATGACGAGGCGTGCCGCTGGGAGCACGTCATCAGCGAGGATGTCGAGCGCCGCCTTGTCAACGTTCTCAACAAGCCGACTATTTCCCCGTATGGCAACCCGATCCCGGGTCTCGACGGGCTCGGCATCGATGTCGAGGCCGAGAAGAACACTTTTCCCCGTCTGGCAGAGATCCCGATGGGCCAGGAGATGGACGTCCGTATCCATGCTCTCGGTGAGCAGGTGCAGTCAGACTCGGATTTCTTCCACACCATCTGCGAGCTTGATGTCTCCCCGGGCTTCCCCGCCAAGGTCAAGCGCATCGGACACACGGTGACGTTGACAACCGACAAGGGAACCATCGAAATCGATCAGGATAAGGCGCACGCCATCCGTATCGAGGTCACCGAGTGA